One part of the Polycyclovorans algicola TG408 genome encodes these proteins:
- a CDS encoding cell division protein ZipA C-terminal FtsZ-binding domain-containing protein — protein MNMLQLALLILGILIIVGVIINALRERRRDSMGATKWTPPGRGPGAGKGLPLGDQMDIFGSSAGEFDEFGVGRPRKVKDGEVAAPAAVRSPARHASPQPAQAPEAPTPTPSSAAPEATAPSKSRKTPTLSGERDEPATPPAAPLPPLSSGLLRTPSGDKPTAAEKPTEKAPEAPASAPSAPDCVVVLFVAERQGQSLPGARIHAALKAQSLTPTPEKIYQRGSGDDVSFSIASLVKPGALDPAEAARFASPGLTLYLTVPGPRDPVAALEDLFITSDRLAGALDADVFDQTRQPLTAAARASLRQKVAAAAQAA, from the coding sequence ATGAACATGCTGCAGCTGGCCCTGCTGATACTGGGAATCCTCATCATCGTGGGGGTGATCATCAACGCCCTGCGCGAGCGCAGGCGGGACTCGATGGGTGCCACCAAGTGGACGCCGCCTGGCCGCGGTCCCGGGGCTGGCAAGGGCCTACCGTTGGGCGACCAGATGGACATCTTCGGCAGCTCGGCTGGCGAGTTCGACGAATTCGGTGTCGGCCGTCCGCGCAAGGTGAAGGACGGCGAAGTCGCGGCGCCGGCAGCTGTCCGGTCGCCAGCCCGTCATGCGTCACCGCAGCCGGCCCAAGCGCCCGAGGCGCCTACGCCGACGCCATCTTCTGCCGCGCCTGAGGCGACAGCCCCCTCCAAGTCACGCAAGACGCCGACCCTGTCGGGCGAGCGTGACGAGCCCGCCACCCCTCCTGCCGCGCCACTGCCCCCCCTGAGCAGTGGCCTGCTGCGCACGCCCAGTGGCGACAAGCCGACGGCCGCCGAGAAGCCGACCGAAAAGGCGCCCGAGGCGCCGGCGTCCGCACCGTCCGCGCCTGATTGTGTGGTGGTGCTGTTCGTCGCCGAACGCCAGGGGCAGTCGCTGCCCGGCGCGCGCATTCATGCTGCCCTCAAAGCGCAAAGCCTGACGCCGACGCCCGAGAAGATTTATCAACGTGGCAGTGGCGACGACGTGTCGTTTTCGATTGCCAGCCTCGTTAAACCGGGCGCGCTGGACCCGGCCGAAGCCGCGCGCTTTGCGTCGCCGGGGCTGACGCTGTACCTCACCGTCCCCGGCCCGCGTGACCCGGTCGCGGCGCTCGAAGACCTGTTCATCACCAGCGACCGGCTGGCCGGTGCGCTCGACGCCGACGTGTTCGACCAGACGCGGCAGCCGTTGACGGCAGCAGCCCGCGCCAGCCTGCGGCAAAAGGTCGCGGCGGCCGCGCAAGCCGCTTGA